A genomic window from Pseudomonas argentinensis includes:
- the kdgD gene encoding 5-dehydro-4-deoxyglucarate dehydratase — MTPQELKSVLSSGLLSFPLTDFDAQGEFNPEGYVRRLEWLAPYGATALFAAGGTGEFFSLAADEYCSIIKTAVDTCAGSVPILAGVGGSTRQAIQYAQEAERLGAKGLLLLPHYLTEASQEGVAAHVEQVCKSVKIGVVVYNRNVCRLTAPLLEQLAERCPNLIGYKDGLGDIELMVSIRRRLGDRFSYLGGLPTAEVYAAAYKALGVPVYSSAVFNFIPKTAMDFYHAIAKDDHATVGKIIDDFFLPYLDIRNRKAGYAVSIVKAGAKISGYDAGPVRAPLTDLLPDEYEKLAALIKAQGAQ; from the coding sequence ATGACCCCACAAGAATTAAAATCCGTCCTTTCCTCCGGTCTGCTGTCCTTCCCGCTGACCGATTTCGATGCCCAAGGCGAATTCAATCCTGAAGGCTACGTGCGCCGCCTCGAGTGGCTGGCCCCTTACGGCGCCACCGCGCTGTTCGCCGCTGGCGGTACCGGTGAATTCTTCTCCCTGGCGGCTGACGAGTATTGCTCGATCATCAAGACTGCAGTCGACACCTGCGCAGGCAGCGTGCCGATTCTCGCTGGCGTGGGTGGCTCCACCCGCCAGGCCATCCAGTACGCGCAGGAAGCCGAGCGCCTGGGCGCCAAGGGCCTGCTGCTGCTGCCGCATTACCTGACCGAGGCCTCCCAGGAGGGCGTCGCCGCCCACGTCGAGCAGGTCTGCAAATCGGTGAAGATCGGTGTGGTGGTCTACAACCGCAACGTTTGCCGCCTGACCGCGCCGCTGCTCGAGCAACTGGCCGAGCGTTGCCCGAACCTGATCGGCTACAAGGACGGCCTGGGTGATATCGAGCTGATGGTGTCGATCCGTCGTCGCCTGGGCGATCGCTTCAGCTACCTCGGCGGCCTGCCGACCGCTGAAGTCTACGCTGCTGCCTACAAGGCCCTGGGCGTGCCGGTCTATTCCTCGGCGGTGTTCAACTTCATCCCGAAAACCGCAATGGACTTCTACCACGCCATCGCCAAGGATGATCACGCCACCGTTGGCAAGATCATCGACGACTTCTTCCTGCCGTACCTGGATATCCGTAACCGCAAGGCCGGTTATGCGGTGAGCATCGTCAAGGCCGGTGCCAAGATCTCCGGCTACGATGCCGGCCCGGTCCGCGCCCCGCTGACCGATCTGCTGCCCGACGAGTACGAGAAGCTGGCCGCACTGATCAAGGCGCAAGGCGCCCAGTAA
- a CDS encoding NAD-dependent epimerase/dehydratase family protein, producing the protein MTTPSNAQPPFHRLLLTGAAGGLGKVLRERLQPLTEILRLSDIAEMAPAEGPHIEVQICDLADKQAVHQLVEGVDAILHFGGVSVERPFEEILGPNISGVFHIYEAARRHGVKRVIFASSNHVIGFHKQTDTIDADAPRRPDGYYGLSKSYGEDMASFYFDRYGIETVSIRIGSSFTEPLNRRMMSTWLSYDDLVQLIERGLTTPNVGHTVVYGASANKTVWWDNSKAAHLGFQPKDSSEVFRDKVEAQPPVPADDPNALYHGGAFTAAGPFGDS; encoded by the coding sequence ATGACTACCCCTTCCAATGCGCAACCGCCCTTCCATCGCCTGCTGCTCACTGGCGCGGCAGGCGGATTGGGCAAGGTGCTGCGCGAGCGCCTGCAGCCACTGACCGAGATTCTGCGTCTTTCCGACATCGCCGAAATGGCGCCGGCCGAAGGCCCGCACATCGAGGTGCAGATCTGCGATCTGGCCGACAAACAGGCCGTTCATCAGTTGGTCGAAGGCGTCGACGCCATCCTGCACTTTGGCGGGGTCTCGGTGGAGCGTCCGTTCGAGGAAATCCTCGGCCCGAACATCAGCGGCGTGTTCCATATCTATGAAGCGGCGCGTCGCCATGGCGTCAAACGCGTGATCTTTGCCAGCTCCAACCATGTCATCGGCTTCCACAAACAGACCGACACCATCGATGCCGACGCCCCGCGTCGCCCCGACGGTTACTACGGTCTGTCCAAGTCCTACGGCGAAGACATGGCCAGCTTCTACTTCGATCGCTACGGCATCGAGACGGTCAGCATCCGCATCGGCTCCTCGTTCACCGAACCGCTGAACCGCCGCATGATGAGCACCTGGCTGAGCTATGACGACCTGGTGCAACTGATCGAACGCGGCCTCACCACCCCGAACGTCGGCCATACCGTGGTCTACGGCGCCTCGGCGAACAAGACCGTCTGGTGGGACAACAGCAAGGCCGCCCACCTGGGCTTCCAGCCCAAGGACAGCTCGGAGGTCTTCCGCGACAAGGTCGAGGCCCAGCCGCCGGTGCCGGCAGACGACCCCAATGCGCTCTATCACGGCGGCGCCTTCACCGCCGCCGGCCCGTTCGGCGACAGCTGA
- a CDS encoding SMP-30/gluconolactonase/LRE family protein codes for MPTQAELILDARNAVGESPVWSPRDQALYWADIPNRRLYRWNLADASTQSWEADEMLACIAQRADGSWVAGMQSGIFQLTAGNDGRLTGERLVEVAHAREQMRFNDGRCDRQGRFWAGSMLMDMAAGANVGALYRYDGAGQASLPVLLDELIVPNGLGFSPDGRVMYLSDSHPSVQAIWAFDYDIDSGTPHNRRLFVDMNDYPGRPDGAAVDADGCYWICGNDAGLVHRFTPAGRLDRSLEVPVKKPTMCAFGGPDLDTLFVTSIRPGGNLDDQPLAGGVFALRPGIGGLAETPFGH; via the coding sequence ATGCCCACGCAAGCCGAACTGATTCTCGATGCCCGCAACGCCGTGGGCGAAAGCCCGGTGTGGAGCCCGCGGGATCAGGCCCTGTACTGGGCCGACATCCCCAACAGGCGGCTGTATCGCTGGAACCTGGCGGATGCCAGCACGCAGAGCTGGGAAGCCGACGAAATGCTCGCCTGCATCGCCCAGCGCGCCGATGGCAGCTGGGTCGCCGGCATGCAGAGCGGCATCTTCCAGCTGACCGCGGGCAACGATGGCCGCCTGACCGGCGAGCGCCTGGTCGAGGTTGCCCACGCCCGGGAGCAGATGCGTTTCAACGACGGCCGTTGCGACCGCCAGGGCCGCTTCTGGGCCGGCAGCATGCTGATGGACATGGCCGCAGGTGCCAATGTCGGCGCGCTGTATCGCTATGACGGCGCCGGCCAGGCCAGCCTGCCTGTGCTGCTGGACGAGCTGATCGTGCCCAACGGCCTGGGCTTCAGCCCGGACGGCCGCGTCATGTACCTCTCCGACTCGCATCCCTCGGTCCAGGCCATCTGGGCCTTCGATTACGACATCGACAGCGGCACCCCGCACAACCGCCGCCTGTTCGTCGACATGAACGACTATCCCGGCCGCCCCGACGGCGCCGCGGTGGATGCCGACGGCTGCTACTGGATCTGTGGCAACGATGCCGGCCTGGTTCACCGCTTCACCCCGGCCGGGCGCCTCGATCGCTCGCTGGAGGTGCCGGTGAAAAAGCCGACCATGTGCGCCTTCGGCGGCCCCGATCTGGACACCCTGTTCGTCACCTCGATTCGCCCGGGCGGCAACCTGGACGATCAACCACTGGCCGGCGGTGTATTCGCGCTGCGACCGGGCATCGGTGGCCTTGCAGAAACCCCGTTCGGACACTGA
- a CDS encoding TRAP transporter large permease: MDAAILVGSFIVLILLRVPVAYALGMSALIGAWWIDIPLHAIMIQIAGGVNKFSLLAIPFFVLAGAIMAEGGMARRLVAFAGVLVGFVRGGLSLVNITASTFFGAISGSSLADTASVGSVLIPEMEKKGYPREFATAVTVSGSVQALLTPPSHNSVIYSLAAGGTVSIAALFMAGIGPGLLMSATMAALCLWFAKKRNYPKGEVIPLRQAIKICVEALWGLMTMIIILGGILSGVFTATESAAVAVIWAFFVTMFIYRDYKWRELPKMLHRTVRTLSIVMILIAFAASFGYIMTLMQIPSKITTAFLAISDNRYVILMCVNFMLLALGTLMDMAPLILILTPILLPVVTSFGVDPVHFGMIMLVNLGIGLITPPVGAVLFVGAAIGKVTIENTVKALLPFYAALFAVLMLVTYVPAISLWLPSVVL, translated from the coding sequence ATGGACGCCGCCATTCTCGTGGGCAGCTTCATCGTCCTCATCCTGCTGCGCGTGCCTGTCGCCTATGCGCTCGGCATGTCCGCCCTGATCGGCGCCTGGTGGATCGACATTCCGCTGCACGCGATCATGATCCAGATCGCCGGTGGGGTGAACAAGTTCTCCCTGTTGGCCATTCCGTTCTTCGTGCTGGCCGGTGCGATCATGGCCGAAGGTGGCATGGCACGTCGTCTGGTGGCCTTCGCCGGCGTACTGGTCGGCTTCGTGCGCGGCGGCCTGTCGCTGGTCAACATCACCGCCTCGACCTTCTTTGGCGCGATCTCCGGATCCTCCCTGGCCGATACCGCCTCGGTGGGCTCGGTGCTGATCCCGGAAATGGAGAAGAAGGGCTACCCCCGTGAGTTCGCCACCGCCGTGACCGTTTCCGGCTCGGTGCAGGCGCTGCTCACCCCGCCCAGCCACAACTCGGTGATCTACTCCCTGGCCGCTGGCGGCACGGTGTCCATCGCCGCGCTGTTCATGGCCGGTATCGGCCCGGGCCTGCTGATGAGCGCCACCATGGCCGCGCTGTGCCTGTGGTTCGCCAAGAAACGCAACTACCCGAAAGGCGAAGTGATCCCGCTGCGCCAGGCCATCAAGATCTGCGTTGAAGCCCTGTGGGGCCTGATGACCATGATCATCATCCTCGGCGGCATCCTCTCCGGCGTATTCACCGCCACCGAGTCGGCGGCCGTGGCGGTGATCTGGGCGTTCTTCGTGACCATGTTCATCTACCGCGACTACAAGTGGCGTGAACTGCCGAAGATGCTGCACCGTACCGTGCGCACCTTGTCGATCGTGATGATCCTCATCGCCTTCGCCGCCTCCTTCGGCTACATCATGACCCTGATGCAGATTCCATCGAAGATCACCACGGCGTTCCTGGCAATCTCCGACAATCGCTACGTGATTCTGATGTGCGTCAACTTCATGCTGCTGGCCCTCGGCACGCTCATGGACATGGCGCCGCTGATCCTGATCCTGACCCCGATCCTGCTGCCGGTGGTGACCTCCTTCGGTGTCGACCCGGTACACTTTGGCATGATCATGCTGGTCAACCTGGGCATCGGCCTGATCACCCCGCCAGTAGGCGCGGTGCTGTTCGTCGGCGCGGCCATCGGCAAGGTGACCATCGAGAACACCGTCAAGGCACTGCTGCCCTTCTACGCGGCACTGTTCGCCGTGCTGATGCTGGTCACCTACGTGCCGGCTATCTCGCTGTGGCTGCCTAGCGTCGTACTCTGA
- a CDS encoding TRAP transporter small permease, translating to MKNLVLGVNDAIYRACIIVTSLAIVIMATIIPWGVFSRYALGQGLGWPEPISVMLMVVFTFIGAAASYRAGAHMAVTSLTDRLPTVAQPLITLFVRLAMGAIALFMLIWGYKLCVATWNQFLSTLPSVRVGISYMPIPVGGFITLLFVIEQLLYGDQHKRRVVDFEAVEDSKEAV from the coding sequence ATGAAAAATCTGGTTCTAGGCGTCAATGACGCCATCTATCGTGCCTGCATCATCGTCACCAGCCTGGCGATCGTGATCATGGCCACGATCATCCCCTGGGGCGTCTTCAGCCGTTACGCGCTGGGGCAAGGATTGGGCTGGCCCGAGCCCATCTCCGTGATGCTGATGGTGGTGTTCACCTTTATCGGCGCGGCTGCCAGCTACCGTGCCGGGGCTCACATGGCCGTAACCTCACTGACCGATCGCCTGCCGACCGTCGCGCAGCCGCTGATCACTCTCTTCGTGCGCCTGGCCATGGGGGCCATTGCACTGTTCATGCTGATCTGGGGCTACAAGCTGTGTGTGGCCACCTGGAACCAGTTCCTCAGCACCCTGCCAAGCGTGCGCGTTGGCATCAGCTACATGCCGATTCCCGTGGGCGGCTTCATCACCCTGCTGTTCGTGATCGAGCAACTGCTCTACGGCGACCAGCATAAACGTCGCGTCGTCGATTTCGAAGCGGTCGAAGATTCCAAGGAGGCCGTGTAA
- a CDS encoding TRAP transporter substrate-binding protein: MNFKRKLLIAALPLAFGLSSLAQADVTLKIAEIHPAGYPTVVAMENLGKKLDTATSGEIKSRMFAGGVLGSEKEVIEQTQIGAVQLTRVSLGSVGSVVPATNVFNMPFVFRDIDHMRKVVDGEIGQEILDAITNSDFNMVGLAWMEAGSRSLYTKKPVRKIEDLKGMKIRVIGNPLFIDTLNAMGGNGIAMDTGEIFSALQSGVIDGAENNSPTLLEHNHFREAKYYTQTHHLILPEPLLMSKTTWEKLTPEQQTLVKKLAKEAQLEERDLWVAKENASNEKLKAEGVEFIEIDTKPFYDATAPVREKYGAQYADLIKRIEAVK; this comes from the coding sequence ATGAACTTCAAGCGCAAGTTGCTCATCGCCGCACTCCCGCTGGCATTCGGCTTGTCCAGCCTGGCACAGGCCGACGTCACCCTGAAGATCGCTGAAATCCACCCGGCCGGTTACCCGACCGTGGTGGCCATGGAAAACCTCGGCAAGAAACTCGATACCGCCACCAGCGGCGAGATCAAGTCGCGCATGTTCGCCGGTGGCGTACTGGGCTCCGAGAAGGAAGTGATCGAACAGACCCAGATCGGCGCCGTGCAGCTGACCCGCGTCAGCCTGGGCTCGGTCGGTTCGGTAGTGCCGGCCACCAACGTCTTCAATATGCCGTTCGTGTTCCGCGACATCGACCACATGCGCAAGGTGGTGGACGGTGAAATCGGTCAGGAAATCCTCGACGCCATCACCAACTCCGACTTCAACATGGTCGGTCTGGCGTGGATGGAAGCCGGCAGCCGCAGCCTCTACACCAAGAAGCCGGTGCGCAAGATCGAAGACCTCAAGGGCATGAAGATCCGCGTGATCGGCAACCCGCTGTTCATCGACACCCTCAACGCCATGGGCGGCAACGGCATCGCCATGGACACCGGTGAAATCTTCAGCGCCCTGCAGAGCGGCGTGATCGACGGTGCCGAGAACAACTCGCCGACCCTGCTCGAGCACAACCACTTCCGCGAAGCCAAGTACTACACCCAGACGCACCACCTGATCCTGCCCGAGCCGCTGCTGATGTCCAAGACCACCTGGGAAAAGCTGACCCCCGAGCAGCAGACCCTAGTCAAGAAACTGGCCAAGGAAGCCCAGCTGGAAGAGCGTGATCTGTGGGTCGCCAAGGAAAACGCCTCCAACGAGAAGCTCAAGGCCGAAGGCGTCGAATTCATCGAAATCGACACCAAGCCGTTCTACGACGCGACCGCTCCGGTACGTGAGAAGTACGGCGCCCAATACGCCGACCTGATCAAGCGCATCGAAGCCGTCAAGTAA